In Denticeps clupeoides chromosome 1, fDenClu1.1, whole genome shotgun sequence, a single window of DNA contains:
- the LOC114796447 gene encoding ras-related protein Rab-39B, producing the protein MEVSWNFRFGILLLGESAVGKSSLLQRYTEGTFITSRLSPLGIDFKVHDVVLEAGVKVKLLLWDTAGQERFRSITKSYMRNSVGCLLVFDVTQRQTFDRVRSWHQEVLNYVKPNPMLFLLVGHKCDLGVQRQVTESEGKALAEQLRIDGYLEVSSKDNINVGLAFETLASVIYQQFQKHKIAVREGWHGLTVGAQVAEEPPQTNKSCCYCG; encoded by the exons ATGGAGGTGTCGTGGAATTTCAGGTTTGGAATTCTTCTCCTGGGGGAATCAGCTGTTGGGAAGTCATCCCTTCTCCAACGCTACACAGAGGGCACTTTCATTACATCCAGGCTCTCACCACTGGGCATTGATTTCAAGGTGCATGATGTTGTACTTGAGGCGGGTGTCAAGGTCAAACTGCTTCTGTGGGACACAGCTGGACAGGAGAGGTTCAG ATCCATCACCAAGTCCTACATGAGAAACTCGGTGGGCTGCTTGCTGGTGTTTGATGTGACACAGCGACAGACTTTTGACCGGGTTCGCAGTTGGCATCAGGAAGTTCTTAACTATGTCAAACCAAACCCTATGCTATTTCTCCTCGTGGGTCATAAATGTGACCTGGGTGTACAGAGACAGGTGACTGAGTCCGAGGGAAAAGCTCTGGCTGAACAGCTCAGGATAGACGGATACCTGGAGGTTTCTTCGAAGGACAATATCAATGTTGGCCTTGCCTTTGAGACTCTGGCCAGTGTGATCTATCAGCAGTTTCAAAAGCACAAAATCGCTGTGCGTGAAGGCTGGCATGGGCTGACAGTCGGAGCACAAGTTGCAGAAGAACCACCTCAGACAAACAAATCTTGTTGTTATTGTGGTTGA
- the enpp4 gene encoding bis(5'-adenosyl)-triphosphatase enpp4 codes for MLVSGLLCVLCACGGFGVSDVTGTGNGTRGTSGNICPLLLVSFDGFRADYLDKYPFPNLRKFFSDGLLVDHLTNVFITKTFPNHYSLATGLYAESHGILASQMYDPETKKKFSLSNDSDPFWWNEATPIWVSVQNSGYKTAAAMWPGTDVRIQNSTPTHFFKYNPHVTFQERLGNLTKWMIEDSSVKFSILYWEEPDRTGHISGPENKAAMTTALKEVDDNIGILMDRLKQAELWEKINVIIVSDHGMAQCSQDRLIRLDSCLDPHNYTIVDLTPVAAILPLSDPIKVYNALSKCNSHMKAYMKELIPEELHYKHNQRIQPIILVADEGWTIVQNGTLPRLGDHGYLNSLRSMHPLMAAHGPAFRKGYKISSINSVDVYPLMCHLLGIPAMPNNGSFNAVRCALVGESCLDVAVVVGIVIGVLLVLTTLTCMFRLMKSSSSSSSRPFARLELQEDDDDPLLE; via the exons ATGCTGGTCTCTGGTctgctttgtgttttatgtgcttGTGGTGGATTTGGTGTCTCAGATGTGACCGGAACAGGAAATGGAACACGCGGCACCAGCGGTAACATCTGCCCACTTCTGCTTGTGTCTTTCGACGGCTTCCGAGCAGACTATTTGGACAAGTACCCTTTCCCAAATTTACGAAAGTTCTTTTCTGATGGCCTCCTTGTGGACCATCTCACCAATGTGTTCATCACCAAAACCTTTCCCAACCACTACAGTCTGGCCACTGGGCTGTACGCAGAAAGCCATGGGATTTTGGCCAGTCAGATGTATGACCCAGAGACCAAGAAAAAGTTCTCCTTGTCCAATGACAGTGACCCGTTCTGGTGGAATGAGGCCACGCCAATTTGGGTGTCTGTGCAAAACAGTGGCTATAAGACAGCTGCTGCTATGTGGCCTGGCACTGATGTGAGGATCCAGAACAGCACTCCTACTCATTTCTTTAAGTATAACCCACATGTGACCTTCCAGGAAAGGCTGGGCAATTTGACCAAGTGGATGATTGAGGATTCGTCGGTGAAGTTCTCTATTCTCTACTGGGAGGAGCCAGACCGTACTGGCCATATATCGGGCCCAGAGAATAAAGCAGCGATGACTACGGCCTTGAAAGAAGTTGACGACAACATAGGGATTCTCATGGATCGGCTGAAACAGGCAGAATTATGGGAAAAGATTAATGTCATTATTGTCAGTGACCATGGCATGGCCCAGTGCTCTCAGGACAGACTCATTCGGCTCGACAGCTGCCTTGATCCGCACAACTACACCATAGTGGACCTCACCCCCGTGGCTGCCATTCTACCTCTGTCGG atccCATCAAGGTGTACAACGCACTGAGCAAATGTAATAGCCACATGAAAGCGTATATGAAAGAACTGATCCCGGAGGAACTGCACTATAAGCACAATCAGAGAATACAGCCCATCATTTTGGTGGCTGACGAAGGCTGGACCATTGTCCAGAATGGCACGCTTCCTCGAC TTGGAGACCATGGGTATCTTAATTCATTACGAAGCATGCACcccctcatggctgcccatggccCTGCTTTCCGCAAAGGATATAAAATTTCCAGCATCAACAGTGTGGATGTCTACCCCCTTATGTGCCATCTCCTGGGCATCCCAGCCATGCCCAACAATGGCAGCTTCAACGCCGTACGCTGTGCTCTAGTTGGCGAGAGCTGTCTTGACGTGGCGGTGGTTGTGGGCATTGTGATTGGGGTGCTTCTGGTGCTTACCACGTTGACATGCATGTTTAGACTGATGAAGAGCAGCAGCTCATCTTCATCTCGGCCATTTGCCCGTTTAGAGCTACAGGAAGATGACGATGACCCCCTACTTGAGTAG